The Starkeya sp. ORNL1 DNA window AATGAGCCGGAGCGCTTCGAGAAGACCCGCTGGTTCGCGAATGGCCAGGAATATTTCCTCTATCGGCTCGGCGCCGAGGCGTGGGAGACCGATCCCGCTTCGCTCACCCTCAACGGCATGATGGAGATCGACAAGCTCGACTGGAGCGACCGCGTGCTGGCGTTGTGCGGCATCGGCCGCGACCGGCTGCCACCGGTCGGCATCCCCTCCGGCTATGCCGGCAAGGTGTCGCGGGCGGCGGCGGAGGCAACCGGCCTGCCGGAGGGCACGCCGCTGTGCCGCGGTGCCGGCGACCAGCAATGCGCCGCCATCGGCGCCGGCGTCATCAAGCAGGGCATGGCGGAATTCACCGTCGGCACTTCGGGCGTCATGGTGGCCCATCTTGATGGCCTCGACCGCATCAAGGGGCGGAACCTGTGGTGGGGCGGCCATGGTGTGCCGAATGCCTGGGACATCGAGGGCGCCGCCTTCTCGCTCGGCGCCTGCCTGAAATGGTGGCGCAACACGCTGGGTTCCGACGATGTGTCGGAGAGCGTGCGTTCCGGCCGCAGCCCCTATTCCATCATGGTCGAGGAGGCGTCGAAATCGCCGCCAGGCGCCAAGGGGCTGATGTTCCACTCATTCCTCACCAGTCAGGTGACGCCCTATTACGACGCGGTGTCGCGCGGCGGCTTCCTCGGGATCGGCATCTATCACAGCCGGCCGGATTTGATCCGCGCACTGCTGGAGGGCTGCGCCCACGAGATGAAGATGGTGGTGAACGCCTTCCAGTCGGACATTGACGGCGGCATCACCGATTTCCGGCTCACCGGCGGCGGCACCAAGTCCAATGGCTTCGTGCAGATCATGACCGACATCATCGGCCTGCCGGCGCGGGTGACGCGCGAACGCGAATGCACCGTGCTCGGCGCCGCCATTCTCGGCGCGTTCGGGGCAGGGGCCTTCTCATCCATCGAGGAGGCGGTCGGCGCCATGGTGCAGGTCGAGGCCGATTTCGAGCCGAAGCAGATGAACCACACGCTCTATGACGACCAGCACCAGATCTATCGCGGTCTCTACGAGGCCATAGCCTCCGCCGGCCAATACCAGAAACTGGCGGACTTCTCGGCGCGCTACTACTGACCGATCAGAAAAGACCATCAGGGAGAAGACAATGCCGATACCCGGAATGCGGGGCATGGAGCACGTCGGTTTCACGGTGCCCGACATCAATGAAGCCTGCGATTTCTTCGAGAAGATCCTCGGCGCCGAGACGCTCTACACCGCCGCGACCGACTTCAAGGCGGACGATGACTGGATGAAAGTGCATCTCAATGTCGATCCACGCTGCGTCATCAAGGAATTCCGCTATTTGCGCTGCGGCAACGGCACCAATCTCGAGGTGTTCCAGTACGAGGCGCCCGACCAGGTGAAGACGCCGCCGAAGAACAGCGACATTGGCGGGCACCACTTCGCCTTCTATGTCGACGACATGGACAGCGCCATCGCCTTCCTGCGCGAGAATGGCGTCAAGGTGCTGGGCGAGCCGACCGCCTACACCGAAGGCCCGAACCTTGGCCTCACCTGGTGCTACTTCATGGCGCCGTGGGGCGCGCAGCTCGAGATCGTCTCGGCACCCAGGGGCACGGTCTATGACACCGAGGCCAAGGCCTCCGGCAAGACCCGGCTGTTCCATCCGAAATACGTCGCCGAGACCACGATCTGAACCCAGCTTTTCCGGGCGCGGCGGCAACCCGACGTTCCCCGCCGCGCCCGCCTCATTCGTTCAGGAAGGAGACCCCGATGCCGCTCGTCCCCATGGGCCCGATGCTGAAGACCGCACAGCTAGGGCGTTACGGTGTCGCCGCCTTCAACATGATCGACTACAACTCGGCCCGTTCCATCGTCGAGGGCGCAGCGGACCTCGACGCGCCGATCATCGTGCAGGTCTCGGTGAAGACGGTGAAGCATTGGGGCTACAAGCCGATCGCCAATTGGGTGCGAATGCTGGCCGAGGACGTCGCCGTGCCGGTGGCGCTGCATCTCGACCATTGCTCCGATGTCGAGGTGATCAAGCGCTGCATCGATGCCGGCTGGACCGCGGTGATGTTCGACGGCTCCTCGCTGCCGTTCGAGGAGAATGTCGCGAAATCCCGTGTGGTCTATGAACTGACGCAGGCCGCCGGCATCGGGCTGGAGGCGGAGATCGGCGCCATCGGCGGCGTCGAGGACGACAAGTTCGTCGCCGAGGATGCCGCCATCCTGGCGAATTTCGACGAGTGCATCGCCTTCTGCCGGGAGATGCCGAAGCTCGCGGTATTCGCTCCCGCCATCGGCACCGCGCACGGTTTCTACAAGGGCGAGCCGAAGATCGCCTATGAACTGCTGGAGCGGATCACCGCGCAGGTCGACATTCCGATCGCGCTGCATGGCGGCACCGGGCTCACCGAGCAGCAATTCCATCGCTGCATCGCCGGCGGCTGCGCCAAGGTGAACATCTCCACCATGCACAAGCACCGCTTCATCGAGGGCTTCGTCAAGCTGCGCCAGGAGAAGCCGAAGCTGGAGGAGCCACTGCCTTTCATCACCAGCCAGTATGAGGCGATGAAGGGCGACGTGCTGGACATGATCCGCACCTTCGGCTCGGCCGGGAAGGCCGGCGTCACCGCGCAAGGCGCCGCGGCATGATGCAGGCGCTGATCTTCGATTGCGACGGCGTGCTGGTCGATACCGAGCGCGACGGCCACCGCGTCGCCTTCAACCAGGCCTTCACCGGGGCCGGGCTCAATGCCGACTGGTCGGTGGAGCGCTACGCCGAGCTCCTCAAGACCGCCGGCGGCAAGGAGCGCATGACCCGCTATTTCGACGCGGATGGCTGGCCGGTGAGCGAGGATCAGCGGACTGCGCTGATCAGCGGGCTTCATCTGCTGAAGACCGATCTGTTCATGAAGCTGATCGAGACCGGCGGCCTGCCGCTGCGCCCCGGCATCGCCCGCATCATCGACGAGGCGATCACGGCGGGGTTGAAGATCGCCGTGTGCTCGACCTCGAACGAGCGCGCGGTGCAAGCGGTGGTCGATGTGATGCTTGGGGCGGAGCGCTCTGCTCACATCACCGTTTTCGCCGGCGACGTCGTGCCGAGGAAGAAGCCGGATCCGGCGATCTACACGCTGGCGGCGACGACGCTCGGGCTCGATCCGGCGCGCTGCGTCGTCATCGAGGACAGCAATAATGGCCTCAACGCAGCGAAGGCGGCGGGCATGGCGTGCATCGTCACCGTCTCATCCTACACGGCGGATGAGGATTTCTCGCTGGCCGACCGTGTGGTGCCGGATCTTGATACGGGGCGGATCGGGCTGGCGGAGTGCCGGACTTTGGTGGACGGTTCTGCGTGAGCATCCTTCGAGGCTCGCTGCGCTCGCGCCTCAGGATGACGTCGCTTCTAAAAGAACCACGTCATCCTGAGGTGCCGGCCAAAGGCCGGCCTCGAAGGATGCTCACGCAAAGCCACCCTCACCGCTCGTCCGGCACCTTGCGCATGTAATGCTTCTCCAGCGCCGAACCGGTCGCCTTCAGATGCCGCCCCGTCTCCTCGCCGGCGCGGAACAGCAGGCCCAGATACAGCAGGTCGATCAGGAACAGCTGGCTGATGCGCCCCTCAAGGAAATCGCCATAGAGCGGGATCAGCGGCGTCGCCGAATTCCAGGTGGTCAGCACGATCTGCGCCGCCTTGGCGACGCCGGAGGCGGCGTCGCTGGTGATGGCGATGGTGGTGGCGCCCTTCTCGCGCGCAAGCTGGAGCGCGGTCGCCACGGTCTCGGTGGTACCGGTGTGGGAGACGCCTACCATCACCTTCTCCGGCGTCATGGTCGCGGCGGCGATGGTTTGGGTATAGCCGTCGGAATAGCTCACCGCGTCGATGCCGGCCTTGATGAAGAGATGGGCAGCCTCGTCGCAGATCGAGGCGGCGCCGCCGACCCCGACGAACACGATCTTCTTCGCCCGGTGCAGCGCGTCGACCGCGCGCTCGATGCGCTCGCCGTCGAGCAGGCGCTGGGTGCCCTGGAGACTGACGCAGAGCAGCGATGCGAGCTTGCCGCTGGTGGTGACGAGGGAATCGTTCTCGTCGATCTCCATCGGGATATTGGCGAAGGAGTTGCGGCTGCGCGAGCCCTCGGCAAGCGACAGCTTCATGTCCGGGAAGCCCTCATAGCCGAGCGCGCGACTGACCCGGCTGATGGTCGCCTCACTCACTCCAAGAGTACGGCCGAGCTCGGTGATGGAACTGTCGAGCCGCGTGCCGGCACGGTTGCGCAGATAGTCGGCGACGATGCGCTCCGATTTTCGCAGGCTGCCGTAACGCTCCTGAATCCGGTGCAGAAGATCGCCTTTGGTCTGAACCTGATCGCCGTCGTGCTGCGTCATGCTGCCTATGCCGAAATACGCGTCCGCGATGCGTCGTCGCTAAAGCATGATGCCGAAAAGTGCGAAGCGGCTTTCGGACGACATCATGCTCCCGTGACCGACGGTCGAGAGTAGCGGAGCGCTAGTTCGGAAGCAATTTTCTACAATCGTGCTTCGTGGCAGCGTCCAGCCCGAAACGGCGTGATGGAGAAAAGTCTGGTGAATCCAATCGATTGCACTGGCGGGAGGTGATTTCCGATCCGGAAGGTGCATTCCGCAGGTGCTCCGACACGCTCCGCTGGAAGGCAGCGGTGAAACTTTTTTCCTCGACAGTGCAGCCGCGCCAATGCTAAGAACTTTGGCAGCAAGCCTATGTTTTGCATAGCAACCTGAGCAGCGGGTCGACGCGATGGATGCCCAGCCTGTAAAGTCGAACGCACCCTCTCGCGAACTTCTGGAAAAAATTTTCCGCACCGCCTACAAGATCCGGGTCTTCGAGACCGAAGGCATCAAACTCTATCGCCAGGGCCT harbors:
- a CDS encoding FGGY family carbohydrate kinase is translated as MNAKARRAFVGIDAGTTGCTVMIFDEHGNQLGHGYKEYPCVSPRPAWSEQDVDAVWEGICAASQQATSAANLPADAYASIGFSSQRGTFITLDADKNPIGTSIVWNDGRAVAYQALFGEEISPRDYHTHTGMQLSPLWAAAKIAWLRDNEPERFEKTRWFANGQEYFLYRLGAEAWETDPASLTLNGMMEIDKLDWSDRVLALCGIGRDRLPPVGIPSGYAGKVSRAAAEATGLPEGTPLCRGAGDQQCAAIGAGVIKQGMAEFTVGTSGVMVAHLDGLDRIKGRNLWWGGHGVPNAWDIEGAAFSLGACLKWWRNTLGSDDVSESVRSGRSPYSIMVEEASKSPPGAKGLMFHSFLTSQVTPYYDAVSRGGFLGIGIYHSRPDLIRALLEGCAHEMKMVVNAFQSDIDGGITDFRLTGGGTKSNGFVQIMTDIIGLPARVTRERECTVLGAAILGAFGAGAFSSIEEAVGAMVQVEADFEPKQMNHTLYDDQHQIYRGLYEAIASAGQYQKLADFSARYY
- a CDS encoding VOC family protein, which translates into the protein MPIPGMRGMEHVGFTVPDINEACDFFEKILGAETLYTAATDFKADDDWMKVHLNVDPRCVIKEFRYLRCGNGTNLEVFQYEAPDQVKTPPKNSDIGGHHFAFYVDDMDSAIAFLRENGVKVLGEPTAYTEGPNLGLTWCYFMAPWGAQLEIVSAPRGTVYDTEAKASGKTRLFHPKYVAETTI
- a CDS encoding class II fructose-bisphosphate aldolase: MPLVPMGPMLKTAQLGRYGVAAFNMIDYNSARSIVEGAADLDAPIIVQVSVKTVKHWGYKPIANWVRMLAEDVAVPVALHLDHCSDVEVIKRCIDAGWTAVMFDGSSLPFEENVAKSRVVYELTQAAGIGLEAEIGAIGGVEDDKFVAEDAAILANFDECIAFCREMPKLAVFAPAIGTAHGFYKGEPKIAYELLERITAQVDIPIALHGGTGLTEQQFHRCIAGGCAKVNISTMHKHRFIEGFVKLRQEKPKLEEPLPFITSQYEAMKGDVLDMIRTFGSAGKAGVTAQGAAA
- a CDS encoding HAD family hydrolase, with the translated sequence MMQALIFDCDGVLVDTERDGHRVAFNQAFTGAGLNADWSVERYAELLKTAGGKERMTRYFDADGWPVSEDQRTALISGLHLLKTDLFMKLIETGGLPLRPGIARIIDEAITAGLKIAVCSTSNERAVQAVVDVMLGAERSAHITVFAGDVVPRKKPDPAIYTLAATTLGLDPARCVVIEDSNNGLNAAKAAGMACIVTVSSYTADEDFSLADRVVPDLDTGRIGLAECRTLVDGSA
- a CDS encoding MurR/RpiR family transcriptional regulator — its product is MTQHDGDQVQTKGDLLHRIQERYGSLRKSERIVADYLRNRAGTRLDSSITELGRTLGVSEATISRVSRALGYEGFPDMKLSLAEGSRSRNSFANIPMEIDENDSLVTTSGKLASLLCVSLQGTQRLLDGERIERAVDALHRAKKIVFVGVGGAASICDEAAHLFIKAGIDAVSYSDGYTQTIAAATMTPEKVMVGVSHTGTTETVATALQLAREKGATTIAITSDAASGVAKAAQIVLTTWNSATPLIPLYGDFLEGRISQLFLIDLLYLGLLFRAGEETGRHLKATGSALEKHYMRKVPDER